The following coding sequences are from one Arachis hypogaea cultivar Tifrunner chromosome 7, arahy.Tifrunner.gnm2.J5K5, whole genome shotgun sequence window:
- the LOC112701316 gene encoding uncharacterized protein — MTEEQRQQYLARRRASYREMIRQGKQVAISTETTSMPNTGGGARLTTNIGVARLTTIRQMARSTAYHQSVTGMEVHGNRTATGTEIYGNGAGPSNRSPGVHQDTVTTTNSISQPIASYEPTINNTRSHANINEIRHHVRTSHNCARNFQENTTVLQTTLPPTRTCTHCNARLFHHETFDMCCNGGKVSLPQVNAPQELLDIFLDPSAEGNHFRKHIRGYNHVFSFTSCGVHIDEQLASSSHGIYTFRAQGSMYHSIGGFHPDQGARPRFLQLYIYDTDHELQNRMLENTQLHESLVLKLQQLLHRYNHFIHVFRQLAQRLDVQECSLVIRERPANQPQYSLPTASQVAAIIVGDDIEIMVRGRDIKVQTHAGNLRRIQEFVGYYDPLQYPLLFPFGTHGWDINTQTQRGNKVSCRTYYSYMLQIRPNDHSTVLQAGRLLQQYVVDNYVKMETGKLRWVRQRQKELRAELYQGLQDALHTGENNAENVGRRTILPSSFVGSRRDMTQRYEDGMAIVLKEGKPDIFLTMTCNPSWSEIASELSPTQTPQDRPDLTTRIFRAKFEQLKQDVITKGVLGKVKSYIYVTEFQKRGLPHVHMLLILENNDKLSDPDQYDSLVRAEIPCKETEPHLHEAVLRHMVHGPCGTLNQSSPCMKNGQCKRNYPKEFVPETRRGDDSYPQYRRRFDTPIPINQNVTIDNRWVVPYNPWLLLKYDCHINVEICSSIKSIKYLYKYCYKGPDRMAMEVHRSSHYDEVQQFIDARWIAAPEACWRIFRFNLYRMYPSVERLQVHLPNQHQVSFYEHQTISEIVNNDYFSRTMLTEFFALNRADDHQSRHLLYREIPEYYSWHSKEKEWRRRRSQKRAISRIYTVSPTEGEKFYLRILLSNVRGPTGWDDLLTVDGVQYSSFKQFAQHRGLLESDSSIRSCLEEASILRMPCSLRRLFATILIFCEPTDVRSLWDEFLSCMVDDYASTSTTTCNGLTNRLLRDLNDILLQHGKHIAQYDLPALTSDNDNDNFMPRIIQEEMSIEVPQEDLCSIERLNHDQSAAFRCIMNTIDRRESGVFFVDGPGGAGKTFLYRAIIADLRSKGHIVLVTASSGIAATLLPGGRTAHSRFKIPINAEPSSTCNISKQSDLAKLIRQTTAIIWDEAPMTNKETMESLDRTLRDILENNIHLEGR; from the exons ATGACCGAAGAACAGAGACAACAATACCTGGCTAGAAGACGTGCAAGTTATCGGGAGATGATTCGACAAGGAAAACAAGTTGCCATATCAACTGAGACAACTTCAATGCCAAACACTGGTGGAGGTGCCCGACTAACTACAAATATAGGGGTAGCCAGATTGACTACAATTAGACAAATGGCCAGATCTACCGCTTATCATCAATCTGTTACAG GAATGGAAGTGCATGGCAATAGAACTGCCACAG GTACCGAAATATATGGTAACGGAGCTGGTCCAAGTAACAGATCTCCTG GTGTACATCAAGACACCGTTACAACTACTAATTCAATTTCTCAACCAATTGCTTCTTATGAACCAACTATAAACAATACTAGAAGCCATGCAAATATAAATG AAATTAGACACCATGTCCGAACATCCCACAATTGTGCTCGAAATTTTCAAGAGAATACAACAGTGCTTCAAACTACACTGCCTCCTACAAGGACATGTACACACTGTAATGCACGTCTGTTTCACCATGAAACATTTGACATGTGTTGCAATGGAGGAAAAGTTTCTTTGCCCCAAGTAAACGCTCCTCAAGAATTACTAGACATCTTCTTAGACCCTTCTGCAGAAGGGAACCATTTTAGGAAACACATTCGTGGTTACAATCATGTTTTTTCATTCACTTCATGTGGTGTACACATAGACGAACAATTAGCTTCATCAAGTCATGGTATATATACATTCCGTGCTCAAGGATCAATGTACCACAGTATAGGAGGATTTCATCCGGATCAGGGGGCGCGGCCACGCTTCTTGCAACTATATATATACGATACTGATCACGAGTTACAGAATAGGATGCTGGAGAACACACAACTGCATGAAAGTTTGGTTTTGAAGCTACAACAATTGTTGCACCGATATAATCATTTTATCCATGTATTCCGCCAGCTTGCACAACGACTAGATGTGCAAGAGTGTAGTTTGGTGATCAGAGAGCGACCTGCTAATCAACCACAATACAGTCTCCCAACTGCTTCACAAGTAGCAGCCATAATAGTCGGTGATGATATTGAAATAATGGTGCGAGGACGGGATATCAAGGTTCAAACTCATGCTGGTAACCTTAGAAGGATTCAAGAGTTTGTTGGGTATTACGATCCACTAcaatatcctcttctttttccatTTGGAACCCATGGATGGGATATAAATACTCAAACTCAACGTGGAAACAAAGTATCATGCCGGACATATTATAGCTATATGCTCCAG ATCCGCCCCAATGATCACTCAACAGTTTTGCAAGCGGGGCGACTTCTTCAACAATATGTTGTTGACAACTATGTGAAAATGGAAACAGGCAAGTTAAGATGGGTTCGACAAAGACAAAAGGAACTTCGAGCTGAACTGTATCAAGGCTTGCAAGATGCTTTGCACACAGGAGAGAATAATGCTG AAAATGTTGGCAGAAGAACGATATTACCATCGTCGTTCGTGGGCAGTCGTCGAGACATGACTCAACGGTACGAGGATGGAATGGCTATTGTTCTTAAAGAAGGCAAACCGGATATTTTTCTAACTATGACATGCAATCCATCATGGTCAGAAATAGCTTCGGAACTCAGTCCTACTCAAACTCCACAGGATCGTCCGGATCTAACAACTAGGATTTTCAGAGCCAAGTTCGAACAATTAAAGCAGGATGTTATTACCAAAGGTGTATTAGGAAAGGTGAAAAGTTATATCTATGTCACCGAATTTCAGAAAAGAGGATTGCCACATGTACATATGTTGCTAATCTTAGAAAACAATGACAAGTTGAGTGATCCTGACCAATATGATAGTTTGGTCCGAGCGGAAATACCATGTAAAGAAACAGAACCCCACTTACATGAGGCAGTGCTAAGGCATATGGTCCATGGTCCTTGCGGAACACTAAATCAATCTTCACCGTGCATGAAGAACGGTCAATGTAAACGTAACTACCCAAAAGAGTTCGTACCAGAGACACGACGAGGTGATGACTCATATCCTCAATATAGGAGGCGATTTGATACTCCAATCCCTATAAACCAAAATGTCACAATTGACAATAGATGGGTGGTTCCGTACAACCCTTGGCTACTACTGAAGTATGATTGTCATATCAATGTAGAGATATGTAGCAGTATCAAGAGCATAAAATATCTATACAAGTATTGCTATAAGGGACCAGACCGTATGGCAATGGAGGTTCACAGAAGTTCTCATTATGATGAGGTGCAACAGTTCATTGATGCAAGATGGATTGCCGCTCCAGAGGCATGTTGGAGGATATTTAGATTCAACCTTTACCGAATGTATCCATCAGTTGAAAGGTTGCAAGTTCATTTGCCAAATCAACATCAAGTGAGCTTTTATGAGCACCAAACTATTTCTGAAATAGTTAATAATGACTATTTCTCAAGAACAATGCTCACTGAATTTTTTGCACTTAATCGGGCTGATGACCATCAATCTAGGCATCTTTTGTACAGGGAAATCCCAGAATATTACAGTTGGCACAGCAAGGAAAAAGAATGGCGTCGACGCAGGTCACAAAAGAGAGCTATTAGTCGGATCTATACCGTTTCGCCAACAGAAGGTGAAAAATTTTATTTGCGTATTCTGTTGTCAAATGTAAGAGGCCCAACTGGTTGGGATGATTTGCTAACAGTCGATGGTGTCCAATATTCGTCCTTTAAGCAATTCGCTCAGCATCGAGGACTGTTGGAGAGTGATAGTAGTATAAGATCATGTTTGGAAGAGGCATCTATTTTGAGAATGCCATGTTCTCTAAGAAGGCTGTTTGCCACCATTCTAATTTTTTGTGAGCCAACAGATGTAAGAAGTCTGTGGGACGAGTTTCTCTCATGTATGGTGGATGATTACGCATCAACAAGCACTACAACCTGCAATGGGTTGACTAATCGTTTGCTTAGGGATTTAAATGACATCCTCCTACAACATGGAAAACATATTGCACAATACGATTTACCAGCTCTAACCTCGGACAATGACAACGACAACTTCATGCCTAGAATTATTCAAGAAGAAATGTCCATCGAAGTTCCTCAAGAAGACCTGTGTTCTATAGAAAGATTGAATCATGACCAGTCTGCAGCTTTCAGGTGCATTATGAATACAATTGATCGAAGAGAAAGTGGAGTGTTCTTCGTGGATGGACCAGGAGGAGCAGGTAAGACATTTCTTTACAGAGCTATAATTGCAGACTTAAGAAGTAAAGGGCATATTGTTTTGGTAACTGCGTCCTCAGGAATAGCTGCAACTTTACTGCCTGGTGGTCGAACAGCTCATTCTAGATTTAAGATCCCAATCAATGCAGAGCCATCCTCCACGTGCAATATAAGTAAACAATCTGATCTTGCAAAACTGATTAGGCAGACGACCGCGATAATTTGGGATGAAGCGCCAATGACTAATAAAGAGACAATGGAATCACTGGACCGCACATTACGAGACATCTTAGAAAACAATATCCATTTGGAGGGAAGGTGA